Below is a genomic region from Trichoderma asperellum chromosome 2, complete sequence.
CCCCGCGTCGATCTGCAATTTCTTTCCGCAGAGCTATAAAACTGTTTCGAATTTGTCCTCTAAGATCTAAATTGAGGACATGTCCTGGTTGATAGCCCGTCACAGCGTCGACTAGCAATCGATCTGTCGCAGGCGTATGCGTCGTGCTAGAGCTCTTCCAGTTTGACGAACCCATACTATTCTCGTTAAGAGTAACTTGCAGCTCGTATTCTCTGCCTTTGGCGTTGACCGCTGTAGCTGGGATGAGCGCTATTTGATAGGCTATGGTGTTGTACTTGTCTACCACGCGCTCTAGCTCATCAAGTTTTCGGCTGGCTTCggcttccttctccatcaccttttttttgatTTCATCGAGACGCTGTCCAGCCGATTCGATACCCTTTTGCAGGCGTTCACGTTCAGAAGTCATGCGGTCGATATCCTGCATGCTAATGCCTTGGTCGTCAACGGCTTTTTGGAGTCCTcgtcgctcttcttcaacctctTTCAGTTCTTCCCTTAGCTTGTCCAGCTCCCCTTGTAAGACTTGGATTCGGGCTTCATATTTTTCTGAGCGTTGGACCGCGAGCTCGTTGTAGTCCTCAAACTTGATGCGATCCTCCTCCATGATTTTAAAATGATTATCCAAGACGGCAGGATCCGGTGTCGATTTTTCAAGGTCTTCTATTTCCTTTAAAAGTCTCTCGTTTTCGGCTTCCAGCATCTCGAGTTCCGCTGTATACTTTGAGTTGGATTGTTCAAACGCTCTGGCCATTGCCTCAACGTGCGGAGCCAGTAGTCGTTCTGCATCCTCATCGCCCATGTCGTCATCCATAGCGAGCCAGTCTCTGTACGCACTACTAAGGAAGCCAAATATGATTTGATCGCCACTTACATCGACACCAGCGTCGAGACAAGCCTCCATATAATGGTTGTTGGCATAGCCATCCAGCATTTGAGACAGCTGCATCATCCAGTGCAAAAGGCCCAGAAAGGTGCTCCAATTCTGTCCACCCACTGCGGCAATCTGGCTTTTTGTGATACTGCGCTCAAAGGGATATCGAAGCTGCTTAAGAATGGGCGGCACTTCTTGGTCGATATTCTTCTGGAATCGATGGCTAGGGTCAATTCGGTGATACAGCCATTGAAACATGAAATTGAAGTCCTTTTGAGTTGGAGATTTGAGAATGTTTTGTGACAGCGAAtgcttcatctccatctcgaaGTTGTTTTGAACCATAAAGTCCATTAGCTCCTGGGCGATTCGGGCTTGAAATGATCGATCTCTCAAGGGTCGCGGGTCGCGTGGAACTCCCGCCGCCTGGGGCGTCGTTTGGAAGAAGCTCTGGTGGCTAACAGGACCGACTGTTGATGGCCGCGGCCGGTATACGCTGCTGCGCCTGTCGCTTTCCATCGACGGTCTCGCCAAAGCGGGGGTGAAAGCCGAAGGAGTATAAGTCGCTCTGGATTGTTGAAAGGAGGTTCGTTTGACAGAAGATAATCCAAGGTCAGCCAGGTTGGCGCCAGATGATGCACGCGGGAACATTGGCGGATTCGGTCGCGTTACAGCCAAGGAGTGCCTAGATCCTGATACTGAACGTCCGTGGGCGCTGCCGTAGCTGGAGCCCGGATTCGAGCGCTTCATACTTGAGCCCGGAGCTGGTATTCCGCTATTCGTACTGATGCCCGCCAGCGTCTGTGGTGCCGGTCAGCGGATGATAATTGCGC
It encodes:
- the NDC80 gene encoding kinetochore-associated Ndc80 complex subunit ndc80 (BUSCO:EOG092D13U3), which translates into the protein MSQDTNLWSVRRKRETLAGISTNSGIPAPGSSMKRSNPGSSYGSAHGRSVSGSRHSLAVTRPNPPMFPRASSGANLADLGLSSVKRTSFQQSRATYTPSAFTPALARPSMESDRRSSVYRPRPSTVGPVSHQSFFQTTPQAAGVPRDPRPLRDRSFQARIAQELMDFMVQNNFEMEMKHSLSQNILKSPTQKDFNFMFQWLYHRIDPSHRFQKNIDQEVPPILKQLRYPFERSITKSQIAAVGGQNWSTFLGLLHWMMQLSQMLDGYANNHYMEACLDAGVDVSGDQIIFGFLSSAYRDWLAMDDDMGDEDAERLLAPHVEAMARAFEQSNSKYTAELEMLEAENERLLKEIEDLEKSTPDPAVLDNHFKIMEEDRIKFEDYNELAVQRSEKYEARIQVLQGELDKLREELKEVEEERRGLQKAVDDQGISMQDIDRMTSERERLQKGIESAGQRLDEIKKKVMEKEAEASRKLDELERVVDKYNTIAYQIALIPATAVNAKGREYELQVTLNENSMGSSNWKSSSTTHTPATDRLLVDAVTGYQPGHVLNLDLRGQIRNSFIALRKEIADRRGAVMDDMMKDHDLLDGIKEAIEDKRNEVEALNHRVRAAEEEYEKTKEVATAQKMASDAQIEKMEKELSRMRAGLTESVQLLEQREINTTIEYEQLVLRANSLREELHTEIDRMLNDVIKFKIHVQKSLDDYEGFVADELEKELGGDEMMLDETRTLPDI